The sequence below is a genomic window from Effusibacillus lacus.
TAATGGCCATAACAACACCTCCATGCATCCTTATCATTGTACCATCTGATGCACACACAAACGAACATTCATGCATGGACTAAAATTAATATAGACCACAACCTGTCCCAACGACATAGGTCGACAAATAACTTCACGGAACATTTACAAAATGGATCTTTATTTTTTCGGCCATATAGGTTATTATGGATATATACCAAGCCGCATGGTACTGCGCACGGCTTGAATACCGACAAAGGAGGCGACTCGAATGGATGAAATTTTGTTTGATGAAGTGGAGACCACTCGTACACGCCACATCGGTTTCATCACCGGAGGGAAGCGGTTCGACTTCACGCTGACGAATTCTGAACATTTCTTCGGAAAGACCATCGTCACGTGCCTTCAATCCAATCGAAGC
It includes:
- a CDS encoding DUF3055 domain-containing protein codes for the protein MDEILFDEVETTRTRHIGFITGGKRFDFTLTNSEHFFGKTIVTCLQSNRSALLDGDDIENIEYLAKFFNLSMEDAQHLSSFLKLPLTNPVRTEQY